The following coding sequences are from one Methanomassiliicoccales archaeon window:
- a CDS encoding ABC transporter ATP-binding protein, with translation MTKEFNGFKAVDTLNLTVKKKSFLGFLGPNGAGKTTTIKILTSMLSATSGRAFLNGIDVTKDPKKALAGVGAVVETPEFYPYLTPIETLSYLGTLRGMSKNEIERRSKEVLEVVKLSEWANKRIGKFSKGMKQRLAIAQALLHEPTVLILDEPTSGLDPRGMVEVRNILKELKKGDYTIFMSSHLLNEVQEVCESVALIDRGKLLLHDTVDSLTRKTRVKDLEVRVLQPLDGYMVDRISHFDGVISADPQGDRQLKITFDGDEQMQAKLLTDIQALGLRVVSFREIGVALESLYMSLIKDSR, from the coding sequence TTGACGAAGGAATTTAATGGCTTCAAAGCAGTTGATACGCTGAACCTCACGGTCAAGAAGAAATCGTTCCTTGGCTTCCTCGGCCCTAACGGTGCCGGGAAGACGACGACGATCAAAATTCTGACAAGCATGCTTTCAGCCACATCAGGCCGTGCCTTTCTCAACGGGATCGATGTGACGAAGGACCCAAAGAAGGCGCTCGCTGGTGTCGGTGCTGTCGTCGAGACACCTGAGTTCTATCCCTACCTAACGCCTATTGAGACCTTGAGTTACCTCGGCACCCTGAGAGGGATGTCCAAGAACGAGATTGAGAGGAGAAGCAAGGAGGTCCTCGAAGTCGTCAAGCTCTCGGAATGGGCGAATAAAAGGATCGGTAAGTTTTCAAAAGGAATGAAACAGCGCCTCGCGATCGCGCAGGCACTCCTGCACGAGCCCACTGTCCTTATCCTCGATGAGCCGACGTCGGGACTCGACCCTAGAGGAATGGTTGAGGTCAGGAATATCCTCAAGGAGCTGAAGAAGGGCGACTACACGATCTTCATGAGTTCACACCTCCTCAACGAAGTCCAAGAGGTGTGCGAAAGCGTTGCCCTTATCGACCGGGGGAAACTCTTGCTACATGATACCGTCGACTCGCTGACACGCAAGACGCGCGTGAAGGACCTCGAAGTGCGGGTACTACAGCCATTGGATGGCTACATGGTCGACCGTATCTCTCACTTTGATGGTGTCATTTCGGCAGATCCTCAGGGAGACCGACAGCTCAAAATCACCTTCGACGGTGATGAGCAGATGCAGGCAAAGCTGTTGACCGACATCCAGGCATTAGGCCTCAGGGTCGTGAGCTTTAGGGAGATAGGGGTCGCACTGGAGTCACTTTATATGTCGTTGATCAAGGATTCGAGGTGA
- a CDS encoding fumarate hydratase: MMISSHLIEEVVVDLLRRASMTIPSDVLRALENSIESEVSDVARVQLQTILENVKTASACSIPLCQDTGIPLFFVRGECTPEVMEGIKAGVRRATEEIPLRPNVVHPITRKNPGNNIGERMPYVHFSPGEEDYFEITVMPKGAGSENMSALKMLNPSDGLEGIKAFILETIVGAGGKPCPPVIVGVGIGGSSDIAMTLAKEALLVSLEEENPDPDLSALEREIHSALNQTGIGPMGLGGRTTVLGVKIKTAYCHTASLPVAINLQCWAARRATARVFEDGTVIYLPGGSQ, from the coding sequence ATGATGATCTCCTCCCATCTGATTGAAGAAGTTGTTGTGGATCTTTTGCGAAGGGCCTCAATGACGATTCCCAGTGACGTCCTCCGCGCGCTAGAGAACTCAATTGAATCTGAGGTCTCTGATGTTGCGAGGGTCCAGTTACAGACGATCCTCGAGAACGTCAAAACGGCGTCGGCATGTTCGATTCCTTTGTGCCAGGATACTGGGATCCCCCTCTTCTTTGTCAGAGGTGAGTGTACCCCGGAGGTGATGGAAGGGATCAAAGCCGGAGTGAGGAGGGCAACGGAAGAGATCCCGCTACGGCCAAACGTCGTCCACCCGATCACACGAAAGAATCCTGGAAATAATATCGGCGAACGGATGCCCTACGTCCATTTCTCACCAGGGGAGGAAGATTACTTCGAAATCACGGTTATGCCGAAGGGAGCCGGATCTGAGAACATGAGCGCGCTGAAAATGCTCAACCCCTCAGACGGTCTGGAGGGGATCAAGGCATTCATTCTGGAAACGATTGTTGGCGCCGGCGGGAAGCCGTGCCCGCCTGTTATTGTGGGCGTCGGCATCGGCGGGTCTTCTGATATTGCTATGACGTTGGCAAAGGAAGCACTTCTTGTTTCCCTCGAAGAAGAGAATCCTGACCCCGATCTCTCTGCGCTGGAACGGGAGATTCATTCAGCGCTCAACCAGACGGGTATAGGGCCGATGGGGCTCGGTGGACGAACGACAGTCCTCGGTGTCAAGATTAAAACGGCGTACTGCCACACAGCGAGTCTACCAGTTGCGATTAATCTGCAATGCTGGGCGGCGCGAAGGGCAACGGCGAGAGTCTTTGAGGACGGGACAGTCATTTACCTGCCTGGGGGGTCACAATGA
- a CDS encoding carboxypeptidase-like regulatory domain-containing protein encodes MRTFSAFLLIAAMTSILLLPASISSLAQEDNYHIRGFVFDDTGSPLAGVNVTAVNTTTNSVFFSISNTSGEYNLSLPSGTYNITASLTNYTANITYHNVIVDPSHIPVLNFTMSEILGTLTGHVTNGTAPVQGATIHLKSSKNNYSAVSMGPLGEYTINRVAPGIYVAYAEKQGYWTSYYNEPVVILRGKKTVLNFTLLEQPAKLYGRVYFGEGPVAGVQVILQSQSYSASTTTDANGNYTFSNVPSGTYSLIFRKQGYQERTVQITLSPFEEKRYDLSLEKELPQGNGGFIPGFDLPHSLMVVALSVAIVLLIISLFIRFKTIENPELLARGEPEVEEQEEKKTDEGK; translated from the coding sequence ATGAGAACCTTTTCTGCCTTTCTACTCATCGCTGCCATGACTTCCATTCTCTTGCTACCTGCCTCTATCAGTTCTCTCGCGCAAGAGGATAATTACCACATCAGAGGGTTTGTTTTCGACGATACGGGCTCGCCACTTGCGGGGGTCAACGTCACCGCGGTCAACACGACGACAAACTCCGTGTTCTTTTCCATTTCTAACACCTCTGGCGAATACAACCTATCGCTTCCTTCTGGCACGTACAACATCACAGCCTCCTTAACGAACTACACAGCGAATATCACCTATCACAACGTCATCGTCGATCCCTCACACATTCCAGTTCTCAATTTTACGATGTCTGAAATCCTCGGAACGCTGACGGGCCACGTCACAAATGGTACAGCGCCGGTACAGGGAGCTACTATTCATCTGAAGAGTTCAAAAAACAACTATTCGGCTGTGTCTATGGGCCCGCTTGGCGAATACACTATTAACAGGGTTGCACCGGGGATCTATGTCGCCTATGCAGAAAAGCAAGGATACTGGACTTCATATTACAATGAGCCTGTCGTCATTCTTCGGGGAAAAAAGACCGTTCTCAATTTCACACTACTCGAGCAACCCGCGAAGCTCTACGGTCGAGTCTATTTTGGGGAAGGACCAGTTGCTGGCGTACAAGTCATCCTGCAATCGCAGAGTTATTCGGCTTCTACGACAACAGATGCAAATGGCAATTACACATTTTCAAACGTTCCATCTGGAACATACTCCCTTATATTCAGAAAACAGGGATACCAAGAGAGGACGGTTCAGATCACCCTCTCGCCGTTTGAAGAAAAGCGCTACGATCTTTCCCTTGAGAAAGAGCTACCCCAGGGAAACGGTGGATTCATTCCGGGGTTCGATCTCCCGCATTCCCTGATGGTCGTCGCCCTTTCCGTCGCGATCGTCCTGCTGATCATATCCCTTTTCATCCGCTTCAAGACTATCGAGAACCCTGAACTGCTGGCGCGCGGAGAGCCGGAAGTCGAAGAGCAAGAAGAAAAGAAGACTGATGAAGGGAAATAG
- a CDS encoding FumA C-terminus/TtdB family hydratase beta subunit: MILTTPLSEKVIRSLRAGDTVRLSGIIYTGRDEMHRRALEMHERGETLPVDLRDAAVFHCGPIVKKEGNDWKVLAAGPTTSARMNGLEPKFIEVFGVRAIIGKGGMSRQTAEAMRRYGCVYLAFTGGAAVIAAKRIDRVVGVEWLDLGMPEALWVFEVKDFGPLIVGIDANGESLYDEVDRRVKENLPAVRQSLGLKK, from the coding sequence ATGATCCTCACAACCCCTCTCTCAGAAAAAGTCATCAGGTCGCTCAGGGCTGGTGACACGGTTAGGCTCAGCGGCATCATTTACACGGGCAGAGACGAGATGCATCGTCGGGCACTCGAAATGCACGAACGCGGGGAAACGCTCCCTGTTGATTTGAGAGATGCAGCAGTGTTCCACTGCGGGCCGATCGTGAAGAAGGAGGGAAACGATTGGAAGGTGCTGGCCGCCGGCCCGACGACAAGTGCAAGGATGAATGGACTCGAACCCAAGTTCATCGAGGTCTTCGGTGTGAGAGCGATCATTGGGAAGGGCGGGATGTCAAGGCAAACCGCAGAAGCGATGAGGCGTTATGGATGTGTTTACCTCGCTTTCACTGGCGGTGCTGCTGTTATAGCAGCGAAGAGAATCGATAGAGTTGTCGGTGTCGAATGGCTTGATTTGGGAATGCCTGAGGCACTTTGGGTATTCGAAGTAAAGGATTTCGGTCCGCTCATCGTCGGAATCGATGCAAATGGCGAGAGCCTTTATGATGAGGTGGATAGGCGGGTGAAAGAAAATCTTCCCGCGGTGCGGCAAAGCTTAGGCTTGAAGAAGTGA